The following proteins are encoded in a genomic region of Rubrobacter xylanophilus DSM 9941:
- the accB gene encoding acetyl-CoA carboxylase biotin carboxyl carrier protein — MQEIDEKNRREAAAGPLPLEEVGRLVELLRSSGVGEISVRRGELEISVKALPEARPVQAAPAAPAPAPAAEGGAEEEESGLHAVRSPLVGTFYRAPAPGEEPYVEVGDRVSAGQTLCIVEAMKLMNEIPADVSGEVVEVLVQDGQGVEYDQPLFRIRPEG, encoded by the coding sequence ATGCAGGAGATAGACGAGAAGAACAGGAGAGAGGCGGCCGCCGGCCCCCTGCCCCTGGAGGAGGTGGGGCGGCTGGTCGAGCTGCTGCGCAGCAGCGGTGTAGGGGAGATCAGCGTCCGGCGCGGGGAGCTGGAGATCTCGGTGAAGGCCCTGCCGGAGGCCCGGCCCGTCCAGGCCGCCCCGGCGGCCCCGGCTCCCGCCCCGGCCGCGGAGGGAGGCGCGGAAGAGGAGGAGAGCGGGCTTCACGCCGTGCGCTCCCCCCTCGTGGGCACCTTCTACCGGGCGCCCGCCCCGGGGGAGGAGCCCTACGTGGAGGTGGGGGACAGGGTGAGCGCCGGGCAGACCCTGTGCATCGTCGAGGCCATGAAGCTCATGAACGAGATCCCCGCCGACGTCTCCGGCGAGGTGGTCGAGGTGCTGGTCCAGGACGGCCAGGGCGTGGAGTACGACCAGCCCCTCTTCCGCATCCGGCCCGAAGGGTAG
- the accC gene encoding acetyl-CoA carboxylase biotin carboxylase subunit: protein MVGKVLVANRGEIALRVIRACRELGLRSVAVYSTADGDSLHRMLADEAVCIGPPQAAGSYLNIPAIISAAELTGADAVHPGYGFLAENARFAEICERVGLTFIGPPSGVIARMGDKAAARRAAEEAGVPIAPGSDGPCSGAGEVRRVGAEVGYPLVIKASAGGGGKGMRVVRSEEEVEAAFADAGREAGASFGDGSLYVERYLDPLRHVEVQVLADTHGNVVAFPERDCSVQRRYQKLVEESPAPGLPPEVREDLLSAARDLAASLGYVGAGTVEFIYSEGEFYFIEMNTRLQVEHPVTETVCGVDLVAEQIKVASGEELELPGSALSPRGHAIEFRINAEDPKRNFMPQAGPVEFYNPPGGPGVRVDSHLYAGYRVPPHYDSLLAKLIVHGESREAAIRRGVRALDEFAVSGIETTIPLHLAVLEDEEFRRGGVPTRFLEERRLSSESGVLRLLRAGAASSL from the coding sequence ATGGTAGGGAAGGTTCTGGTCGCCAACCGCGGGGAGATAGCCCTCCGCGTGATCCGGGCCTGCCGGGAGCTGGGCCTCCGCAGCGTCGCGGTCTACTCCACCGCCGACGGCGACTCGCTGCACAGGATGCTGGCCGACGAGGCGGTGTGCATAGGCCCGCCGCAGGCCGCCGGCAGCTACCTCAACATCCCGGCGATAATCTCCGCCGCCGAGCTCACCGGGGCCGACGCGGTGCACCCCGGCTACGGCTTTCTGGCCGAGAACGCCCGCTTCGCGGAGATCTGCGAGCGGGTGGGTCTCACCTTTATCGGGCCGCCCTCCGGGGTCATCGCGCGCATGGGGGACAAGGCCGCGGCCCGACGGGCGGCGGAGGAGGCCGGGGTGCCCATCGCCCCCGGCTCGGACGGGCCCTGCTCGGGGGCCGGGGAGGTGAGGCGGGTGGGGGCGGAGGTCGGCTACCCGCTCGTCATCAAGGCCAGCGCCGGCGGCGGGGGCAAGGGGATGCGGGTGGTCCGCTCCGAGGAGGAGGTGGAGGCGGCCTTCGCGGACGCCGGGAGGGAGGCCGGCGCGAGCTTCGGCGACGGCTCCCTGTACGTGGAGCGCTACCTGGACCCGCTGCGCCACGTGGAGGTGCAGGTGCTCGCCGACACCCACGGCAACGTGGTCGCCTTCCCGGAGCGGGACTGCTCCGTGCAGCGCCGCTACCAGAAGCTCGTAGAGGAGTCGCCGGCGCCGGGGCTCCCGCCGGAGGTGAGGGAGGATCTGCTCTCGGCGGCCCGGGACCTCGCCGCCTCGCTGGGGTACGTGGGCGCGGGGACCGTGGAGTTCATCTACAGCGAGGGCGAGTTCTACTTTATCGAGATGAACACCCGGCTCCAGGTGGAGCACCCGGTCACCGAGACGGTGTGCGGGGTGGACCTCGTCGCCGAGCAGATAAAGGTCGCCTCCGGGGAGGAGCTGGAGCTGCCGGGGAGCGCCCTCTCCCCGCGGGGCCACGCCATCGAGTTCAGGATCAACGCCGAGGACCCGAAGCGCAACTTCATGCCCCAGGCCGGCCCCGTGGAGTTCTACAACCCCCCGGGCGGCCCCGGGGTCCGGGTGGACTCCCACCTGTACGCGGGCTACAGGGTCCCCCCGCACTACGACTCGCTGCTCGCCAAGCTGATCGTCCACGGCGAGAGCCGGGAGGCGGCGATCCGGCGCGGGGTGCGGGCCCTGGACGAGTTCGCCGTCTCCGGGATAGAGACCACCATCCCGCTGCACCTCGCGGTGCTGGAGGACGAGGAGTTCCGCCGGGGCGGGGTGCCGACCAGGTTCCTGGAGGAGCGGAGGCTCTCGAGCGAGAGCGGGGTTTTGCGCCTGCTGCGGGCCGGGGCCGCCTCCTCGCTCTGA
- a CDS encoding DUF1385 domain-containing protein, producing MAAGASEERLTFGGMARWDGLDLFGPNYMSVAYRRGGKVHVRIEPSRLRPPQSPAVRRLVRLPVVRSFFFWGRLVLQVAGSVWTLLFFAATLGALWLLVSLLEAGRDASGGLLGPLLGLLAEFPILPVLALFFAAMRLTPVGRYHGAEHKAVAAYERYGEVTLEKARASSRIHPRCGTNILLYIILAALADPFIGWWGYSVLQFLLISEAWFVFGQSRPSVAVGSFLQRYFTTTEPRRAELEVAVESLRRLLRAEEESAGEGAARMPA from the coding sequence TTGGCAGCCGGAGCGAGCGAGGAGCGCCTGACCTTCGGGGGGATGGCCCGCTGGGACGGGCTGGACCTCTTCGGCCCCAACTACATGAGCGTCGCCTACCGCAGGGGCGGCAAGGTCCACGTCCGGATAGAGCCCTCCCGGCTGCGCCCGCCGCAGAGCCCGGCCGTCCGCCGGCTGGTGCGGCTGCCGGTGGTCCGCTCGTTCTTTTTCTGGGGCCGGCTCGTCCTGCAGGTGGCGGGCTCGGTGTGGACCCTGCTCTTCTTCGCCGCCACGCTCGGGGCGCTGTGGCTTCTGGTGAGCCTGCTGGAGGCGGGCCGGGACGCCTCGGGAGGCCTTCTCGGTCCGCTCCTCGGCCTTCTCGCCGAGTTCCCCATCCTGCCCGTGCTCGCGCTCTTCTTCGCCGCCATGCGCCTCACCCCCGTGGGCCGCTACCACGGCGCGGAGCACAAGGCCGTCGCCGCCTACGAGCGCTACGGCGAGGTGACCCTGGAGAAGGCCCGGGCGAGCAGCCGGATCCACCCGCGCTGCGGGACGAACATCCTCCTCTACATCATCCTCGCCGCCCTCGCCGACCCGTTTATCGGGTGGTGGGGCTACTCCGTCCTGCAGTTCCTCCTGATCTCCGAGGCCTGGTTCGTCTTCGGCCAGAGCCGGCCCTCCGTCGCGGTGGGCAGCTTTCTGCAGCGCTACTTCACCACCACCGAGCCGCGCCGGGCGGAGCTGGAGGTGGCGGTGGAGTCGCTGCGGCGGCTGCTGCGGGCCGAGGAGGAGAGCGCCGGGGAGGGCGCCGCGCGGATGCCGGCCTAG